CTGCGCCCAAGGGGCGTTTAATATTGCCCCAGGTGCAGACTCTGCGGGATATTTTGGATCATGATGCCATGGGTTATGTGGTCAAGGAGAGGGAACTAAAAGAATGCTTGGATACATTAGACAGAAAGCCCAGGATTGTTATTACTGATTCCCAGGCCTTTCTGAAGGCTGATGCTGACACACCACCTGACGTGCTGTTGACTTCCTTCTCCATTTTGTTTGCCCGTTTCAAGGGGGACTTGAAGACACTGGTGGATGGGGCTAAAGCCATTGAAACACTCCAACCAGGTGATAAGGTTTTAATTGCCGAGGCATGTACCCATCACCGGGTTGAAGATGATATTGGCACAGTAAAAATCCCCCGTTGGCTGCGTCAAATTGTGGGGGGCCAATTGGACTTCAAATGGAGCAGTGGTGGGAGGTTTCCCACTGATTTGGCGCAATATAAGCTGGTGGTACATTGCGGCGGGTGTATGATTAATCGCCGGGAAATGCTTTCCCGGCTAATGCAGGTAAAAGAAGTTGGTGTGCCCGTAGTCAACTATGGGGTTTGTATTGCATACGTGCATGGTATTTTAAGGAGAGCCCTTTCGCCTTTTCCGGTTCTACAAACTATGCTGGATAAATAGGAGGAGAAATAATTTAATACCGGTATTTTAGTGGGAATACAATGAAGTATTTTCCAAGGCGATGGTGCCCCTGATAACAGGTAACTCTTTCTCTGTTATCAGGGCTTTTTATCTTCACGAGGGGAGTAGAGTGGATATGAGTGTGGTAGAGTTTATGGCCGGCTTTGCCCTTGCTGCTATTACCGGCGGGGCTGTCTGTTACGGTATCAAAAAACGTTATCAGAGAATGGTTAGTGAGGTTAAGGAGCAAGTTAGCAGTTGGCAGCAGGTGGAATTGCCTTCACCCAACATTGAGGACGGTGTAGATGATTTTTTTCAGCTTCAGGTATCGGTAATGAATCTAACTAATAAAGTAAGGTCTTTAGTGCAAGAAATAGATTTAACATCTCAGCAGGTGATAGCTGCCTCTGATCAAACGTCAACCGCTGTACAATCGGTTTCCGAGATTTCTTCAGCCTTTGAGCGCATAGAGAGTATTGCAGCCTCCGTGCAGCAAACAAGCAGCACACTGGAGGAAGGCTTTTCCATGAGTGAATCTTCCATTCAAGAAAGCAGTTCAGCATTAGGACTGGTGAGTGGTGTCATCAATGACTTAACCGGCAGTCATAATACTTTAAAAGAACAAAGCATGCAACTTGAAGAGGCTGTGGGGCAGGTTAAAGTAATTTCGGAAAATATAGGTCAAATATCTGAACAAACAAAACTACTGGCTTTGAATGCCGCCATCGAGGCGGCACGCGCAGGTGAGCAAGGGCATGGTTTCTCAGTCGTGGCCCAGGAAATCGGTAAACTTTCCGATCATACTGCCCATGCGGTACAACAGGCATTTGATGTCTTGGGAACAATGAAGAAAGATGTTAATTCAGTGGTAACAAGTATAACAGGTAGCCTTAAATCATCGGGAGATGCAACTGATCAGCTGCAAAATGTACAAAATGTATTAAGTAATAGCTTTAATTCCATTCAAAATGTATACAGCACCGCCAAAGAAACATTTCACCACGTGAATGGCAACTTACAAGAAATTAAATCGATTATGGGTTCTCGTGACCAAGATATTGACTCCATATTACAAACGGGTAAACTTTTGCAGGATTTAGCTTTGAATTTGGAAAATGTGGTAGATAATAACCAGCTATCTTATCTTGTCAAGAGTGAAATGGCAGCAAGAATAGAGGATATTAAAGAGATTCTGAATGGAAGTGCCATCCGGCCGGGAATAATCCGTATGGACTTGAAGGAACACAAAAGTCAACTGGCACAAATTAAGTTAACTAATCAGGATATGGAAGCAATTTGGTCTAATGATGCCACGGGTAATTTTATCTTCTCCGAGCCTCCTGCAGGCCTGGCCAATGCCAAAGTCAGAGATTGGTGGAGGAAAGCCATAACCGGCCAAATATTTGTTTCACCTGTCTATGTGTCGGCCATTACCCGCAAACCTTGTCTTACAGTTTCAGTACCGGTTATTGAAAATAGTTATGTGGTGGGGGTTATCGGTGCGGATATAGGATTGGAGTGAGACTGAAATTAATATAGAACATATTATCAAGAACGAAGATATTACAACATATTTTCAACCTGTTGTTTCAGTAAAGAAAAAAACGATAATAGGCTATGAGGCTCTGTCCAGAGGAATAATAGATGCTTCTAAAAATATAATACCCCCGCAATACCTATTCTCTCTGGCTATTGAAAAAAACTTATCCCTTGAGTTAGACAGGCTTTGTAGAAAAAAAGCTTTAAAAAATTTTAAGCTTGGGGCTTATGATGCGGATTTAATTCTATTCCTTAACTTTGATACTTCAATACTGGACTTGGGAGTTACAGGTTCAGGGCACCTGCAAAATTTAGTTAACAATTTTGATATAAATCCCGGTAATGTAGTATTGGAGATTGTAGAATCAAAGGTAAAAGATATTTATGCCCTTAAGAGGTTTATAAAAATACACAGAAACAAAGGTTTTTTAATTGCTCTTGATGATGTGGGTAATAGTCATTCCAACCTAAATCGAATCCCCATGGTAAAACCCGACATATTAAAAATTGATCGTTATTTAGTACGGTCAATTAATGAAGATTACCACAAGCAAGCAGTATGTAAGTCTTTGATCAATTTGGCACGTAGTATTGGCACGCTGGTAATTGCCGAAGGTGTGGAAACAGAAGAGGAAGCGATTACCGTGCTTGAATTGGGTGTGGATATGATCCAGGGTTTCTATTTTTGTCGGCCCCGAGAAATACCCAAGTATATGGAGCGTTTTTTAGCTGAAACGATAAGCAATTTGGGTTATCGTTTCCGGGACCATCTTCATCACAAATTTAAAATAAATAAATTGAAGCAGGAAGCAAATGACCAAATAATAAACGAAATAATATCTAGACTATCCGGGTTAGAACTGCATGAGTTTGATAATACTTTGTTTAAATATGTTGAAAAGTATCCAATATTAGAGTGTATGTACGTGTTAAGCGACGAGGGTATTCAATTAAGCAGCACTGCCTGCAACAAAGGCATCCTAAAGAGGTCAAACATGCCCATTTTCCGACCCGCCCCAAAAGGTGAAGACCATGCTTTGAAGGATTATTATTATTCTTTGATGAATACTAACTCCAGGGAACACACCACTGAACCATACATATCCTTGTCCTCAGGGAACTTGTGTATAACGGTTTCCAAAGTGTTTCCGGGTACCGGTAATAAGAATTACATTCTTTGTGCCGACTTTACACAAAAAGGAGAAGCATATGAAGAAAATAGAGGCCATTATACGCCCTGCAAAACTGGAAGAGGTTAAGGATGCTCTGGAAAGGTTCGGCATATATGGGATGACAGTCAGCCAGGTACTTGGCTGTGGCATGCAAAAGGGGCGGGTAGGGATATACAGGGGACATGAATACAGTATTAATTTATTGCCTAAGGTAAAATTGGAAATAGTTCTGCAAGACCGCTGGGTTGACGGGGTAGTGGATACTATTTCACGAGCGGCATATACCGGAGAAGTGGGTGACGGTAAAATATTCGTATGCGAAGTGGAAAATTCTCTACGCGTGCGAACCGGCGAGACCGGCGATGATGCATTATAAATTCAATAATAGCTTTGTGTAAATTTTCTGAATATATATTATGAAACCTATTGCATAAATGTAAATTTCTTGGTATCATATTATAACTTAAACTAAATATTGTCGCGTCAACGGAGACGCGAAACTTGGCGATGACGCCCTCACGGTTCTTTGTAGTGGGGGCGTTTGTGTTTTTTTTTTCGGACACCAGGAAATCCATGAAAGGAGGGATGCAAGGTGACAGGATGCCCCATTGCATATGCCCACCCGTGTAGTTCCTGCGCTCAATATGGTAATTGTGCTCCTAGTCAGGCAGTGACAAAGCTTAACCAGTTGGAAGTCGTTGTTGCGGAATTAAAACAAATGCTTATTCAGATGGAAAAGTCAAACCGGGTTTTCAAAACTGAGCAAAAGAATTAGTAGTGTTACCGGGCTTGCTTTTTTAATTGACTAAGTGTATAATAATTATTGTAAAAGTTGAATAGTTAATTAGATACAATGATGTATCTTAAATACGTGGCAATGATGCCCTCTCCGGAATATATTTTTCCGTGAGAGGGCATTTTTGTTATAGAACTGTTATACAGGAGGCAGTCCCATGAGCCAACGAAGAGTGGTTTTGGGGGATAGCGATGATACTTCCAGGAATAAGATTAAGGTGCTTATCAAGCAGCTTGGGTATTTCGTAGTAGGTGAGGCCGGTGATGGAATCACGGCCTTGAAGTTAATCAGGTCCAGGGAACCGGAATTAGCAGTGCTCGACACATCATTGCCTGGTATGGATGGTTTGCAGATTGCAGAAATTGCGTGGCAGGACCGGCTGACACCGGTGGTATTACTTACACCTTATATTGACCCAACGGTGCTGGAAAAAGCCAGGGCAGCAAGGGGTGCTGCCTTATTACAAAAGCCGGTGGACGAAAACTCTCTATTACCGGCTATGGAACTGGCCCGAAGCAATTTTGAAGAATTATGCAAACTGGAAGGTAAGATTAAAGAATTAAAAGAAACACTGGAAACCAGAAAAACGGTGGAAAGGGCGAAAGGGATTTTGATGGAAACTTTAGGTCTTACCGAGGCAGAAGCTTTTAAACGCATACAAAAACAAAGTATGAACAAACGAGTATCTATGCGGGCTGTAGCTGATGCCGTGATCATGGCCAACAATTTAAAATAAGACTGTACAAAGTTGTACAAATTTAGGCAATGGCGCCTTCTTGAGGATTATTTGTTATAAGCAATAATCCCGAGAGGGCGTTTTGTGTTTTAAACCATGTGGAGAGGTGGAAATTAATATGCATGCAGAAAAGAAAAGTGAACTAATAAGCAGGGCCAGGGAAGCCGGGGTAAAGTTTATCCGCTTGCAGTTCACAGACATCATCGGAGTATTAAAAAATGTGGCCATTCCAATTGATCAACTGGAAAAGGCCCTTGACGGAGAATTGATGTTTGACGGTTCTTCAATAAAAGGTTTTACTCGCATTGAGGAATCAGATATGTACTTACGCCCGGATCC
The sequence above is drawn from the Bacillota bacterium genome and encodes:
- the hydF gene encoding [FeFe] hydrogenase H-cluster maturation GTPase HydF, with the protein product MTGMNSTPRGNRLHIALFGRRNAGKSSLINALTNQDIAVVSSVPGTTTDPVYKAMEILPVGPVIIIDTAGIDDTGYLGELRVQHSRDVLNKADMVLLVIEIGSGITEFETDIANRCREKKMPLVVVLNKIDIQPDRENIEKEAEAKLGVRPEIVSAKTKEGISDLKITIVKNAPSSWDKQSIVGDLLNPADIAVLVVPIDLAAPKGRLILPQVQTLRDILDHDAMGYVVKERELKECLDTLDRKPRIVITDSQAFLKADADTPPDVLLTSFSILFARFKGDLKTLVDGAKAIETLQPGDKVLIAEACTHHRVEDDIGTVKIPRWLRQIVGGQLDFKWSSGGRFPTDLAQYKLVVHCGGCMINRREMLSRLMQVKEVGVPVVNYGVCIAYVHGILRRALSPFPVLQTMLDK
- a CDS encoding methyl-accepting chemotaxis protein, with translation MSVVEFMAGFALAAITGGAVCYGIKKRYQRMVSEVKEQVSSWQQVELPSPNIEDGVDDFFQLQVSVMNLTNKVRSLVQEIDLTSQQVIAASDQTSTAVQSVSEISSAFERIESIAASVQQTSSTLEEGFSMSESSIQESSSALGLVSGVINDLTGSHNTLKEQSMQLEEAVGQVKVISENIGQISEQTKLLALNAAIEAARAGEQGHGFSVVAQEIGKLSDHTAHAVQQAFDVLGTMKKDVNSVVTSITGSLKSSGDATDQLQNVQNVLSNSFNSIQNVYSTAKETFHHVNGNLQEIKSIMGSRDQDIDSILQTGKLLQDLALNLENVVDNNQLSYLVKSEMAARIEDIKEILNGSAIRPGIIRMDLKEHKSQLAQIKLTNQDMEAIWSNDATGNFIFSEPPAGLANAKVRDWWRKAITGQIFVSPVYVSAITRKPCLTVSVPVIENSYVVGVIGADIGLE
- a CDS encoding EAL domain-containing protein, translated to MNIEHIIKNEDITTYFQPVVSVKKKTIIGYEALSRGIIDASKNIIPPQYLFSLAIEKNLSLELDRLCRKKALKNFKLGAYDADLILFLNFDTSILDLGVTGSGHLQNLVNNFDINPGNVVLEIVESKVKDIYALKRFIKIHRNKGFLIALDDVGNSHSNLNRIPMVKPDILKIDRYLVRSINEDYHKQAVCKSLINLARSIGTLVIAEGVETEEEAITVLELGVDMIQGFYFCRPREIPKYMERFLAETISNLGYRFRDHLHHKFKINKLKQEANDQIINEIISRLSGLELHEFDNTLFKYVEKYPILECMYVLSDEGIQLSSTACNKGILKRSNMPIFRPAPKGEDHALKDYYYSLMNTNSREHTTEPYISLSSGNLCITVSKVFPGTGNKNYILCADFTQKGEAYEENRGHYTPCKTGRG
- a CDS encoding P-II family nitrogen regulator — translated: MKKIEAIIRPAKLEEVKDALERFGIYGMTVSQVLGCGMQKGRVGIYRGHEYSINLLPKVKLEIVLQDRWVDGVVDTISRAAYTGEVGDGKIFVCEVENSLRVRTGETGDDAL
- a CDS encoding ANTAR domain-containing protein; protein product: MSQRRVVLGDSDDTSRNKIKVLIKQLGYFVVGEAGDGITALKLIRSREPELAVLDTSLPGMDGLQIAEIAWQDRLTPVVLLTPYIDPTVLEKARAARGAALLQKPVDENSLLPAMELARSNFEELCKLEGKIKELKETLETRKTVERAKGILMETLGLTEAEAFKRIQKQSMNKRVSMRAVADAVIMANNLK